Proteins co-encoded in one Gadus morhua chromosome 6, gadMor3.0, whole genome shotgun sequence genomic window:
- the vsig10 gene encoding V-set and immunoglobulin domain-containing protein 10 yields MRVVIAAVFLQLILYVSGEHTNGESLAIVGRCLILHNGSIAVNGLIPVNGSYLCKATSQDNPTQASVELHVIVLRRQPLRPTPFSEEGSLAGVCVILENGSISLHGVFLDGVGSYSCLTTSPNNMIQTVSLQVLGAEERLSVSIVPTFPLPNGTLVAYRGLNVSFNCSSSSAPPSRTLSWGHWGAGPSNATLASGRGAWLGLRIPDIQPGDQGEYWCESRSNLTSRRTNCSTKLLVYYAPAQHPDCMWELGPDPSEVQFNCTWPGAYPTPMLRWVEIHDGPDTQAKDHLYVSDQADSLVVSLNRTGLFNGQTLKCIAEHPALQQEEHKSCLLNLKLPYPEGNPLVTALEKTNVTLICTEDSSVPPADTTWRRGLQQVEIKPGSKYSVVGSGPELRLTIYNLSKEDEGIYFCRSENPLAVRELEVYLTVKASSTYTGAIIGLFIALLVVGTGVITAKLVYCSSDRICLGNGFGRMEEDRGDVISLVDSEEEVFEQTVPRLPPVTNGHHTTHAEIHPVPVGDGEDIDSTETSAQQRENIVEIEDPLQLIKF; encoded by the exons ATGAGGGTTGTTATCGCTGCGGTTTTCCTTCAACTTATTTTGTATGTTTCGG GTGAACACACCAACGGTGAGTCTCTTGCAATTGTTGGACGGTGCCTTATCCTGCACAATGGAAGTATCGCTGTCAACGGACTTATTCCGGTTAATGGTAGCTACCTGTGCAAGGCCACGTCTCAAGACAACCCAACTCAGGCAAGTGTTGAACTGCATGTTATTG TGCTGAGAAGACAGCCCCTCCGTCCAACGCCCTTCAGTGAGGAGGGCTCCCTGGCTGGGGTGTGTGTCATCTTGGAGAACGGAAGTATTTCTCTGCATGGGGTTTTCCTGGATGGTGTGGGGAGCTACAGCTGCCTCACCACCTCCCCAAACAACATGATCCAAACTGTTTCTTTACAGGTTCTTG GTGCCGAGGAAAGGTTGTCTGTGTCCATTGTTCCCACGTTCCCTCTCCCCAACGGCACGCTGGTGGCGTACCGCGGCCTCAACGTGTCCTTCAACTGCTCCAGCTCATCCGCCCCGCCCTCTCGGACTCTGTCCTGGGGCCACTGGGGGGCCGGCCCCAGCAATGCAACGCTGGCGTCAGGCCGTGGGGCTTGGCTGGGCCTCCGCATCCCGGACATCCAGCCAGGTGACCAGGGGGAGTACTGGTGTGAATCCCGGAGCAACCTGACCTCCCGCAGAACCAACTGCAGCACCAAGCTCCTCGTCTACT ACGCCCCGGCGCAGCACCCTGACTGTATGTGGGAGCTGGGCCCGGACCCCTCTGAGGTCCAGTTCAACTGCACCTGGCCCGGGGCGTACCCCACGCCCATGCTACGCTGGGTGGAGATCCACGACGGGCCGGACACCCAGGCCAAAGACCACCTCTACGTCTCCGACCAGGCCGACAGCCTGGTGGTCAGCCTGAACAGGACCGGGCTGTTCAACGGCCAGACACTAAAGTGCATCGCAGAGCACCCCGCACTACAGCAGGAAGAACACAAGTCCTGTCTCCTGAATCTCA AGCTTCCGTACCCTGAGGGGAACCCACTGGTCACGGCCCTGGAGAAGACTAACGTGACTCTGATCTGCACGGAGGACAGCTCCGTCCCACCCGCCGACACCacctggaggagggggttgcAGCAGGTGGAGATCAAGCCCGGCTCCAAGTACTCGGTGGTCGGGTCAGGCCCAGAACTCCGCCTGACCATCTACAACTTGAGCAAGGAGGATGAGGGCATCTACTTCTGCCGAAGCGAGAACCCCCTGGCCGTCCGCGAGCTGGAGGTCTACCTGACCGtgaagg CCTCATCCACCTACACCGGGGCCATTATCGGCCTCTTCATCGCACTGCTCGTCGTCGGCACCGGTGTCATCACGGCTAAACTGGTGTACTGCAGTTCCGACCGGATCTGTCTTG GAAATGGCTTTGG gaggatggaggaagacAGGGGAGACGTCATAAGTCTGGTGGACTCTGAGGAAGAGGTCTTCGAGCAGACAGTACCTCGACTCCCCCCTGTGACAAACGGGCATCACACCACCCACGCTGAGATACACCCCGTTCCTGTTG GTGACGGCGAGGATATAGACTCCACTGAGACGAGTGCCCAGCAGAGAGAAAACATTGTAGAAATTGAAGATCCGCTACAGTTAATAAAGTTCTAA
- the pebp1 gene encoding phosphatidylethanolamine-binding protein 1, with amino-acid sequence MPVDLSEWTGPLALTEVEDTPGQILVVKYGSIEIDELGKVLTPTQVQNRPTSIAWEGCDASKLYTLALTDPDAPSRSDPKFREWHHFLVVNMKGNDVSSGCVMSDYVGSGPPKGTGLHRYLWLVYEQSGPLSCTEPALTNRCGDNRGKFRLQSFRQKYGLAAPVAGSCYQAAWDDYVPKLYEQLAGK; translated from the exons ATGCCTGTCGATCTAAGTGAGTGGACCGGGCCCCTGGCATTGACCGAAGTGGAGGACACGCCTGGACAGATCCTGGTGGTTAAATACGGCTCGATTGAAATAGATGAGTTGGGAAAAGTGCTTACGCCAACCCAG GTGCAGAACCGACCGACTTCAATTGCATGGGAAGGATGTGATGCCAGCAAGCTATACACTCTGGCCCTGACCGACCCAGACGCTCCTAGCAGAAGTGATCCGAAGTTCAG GGAGTGGCACCACTTCCTGGTGGTTAACATGAAGGGGAACGACGTGTCCAGCGGCTGCGTCATGTCTGACTACGTGGGCTCTGGCCCGCCCAAAGGCACAG gcctCCACAGGTACCTCTGGCTGGTCTACGAGCAGTCCGGCCCTCTCTCCTGCACGGAGCCAGCGCTGACCAACCGATGCGGAGACAACCGTGGAAAGTTCCGGCTGCAGAGCTTCAGGCAGAAGTACGGTCTCGCAGCCCCCGTGGCGGGCAGTTGCTACCAGGCTGCCTGGGACGACTACGTGCCCAAGCTCTATGAACAGCTTGCAGGGAAGTAG